The genomic stretch CAAATGTGGATGAGGTGTACAACTTCACCTGGTTAAATTATGCCTCTGTTGGATTGCTGATTTCTCTTTAGAAAGCTATCCAGAAATTTTCAGCAAGTACAAGAAGCAAGTCATTCAATGCTTAGCGATTCGATGAGTTGTCAAATCGCTAAGCACTGATCTAGAGTGGTTCCTACTCTTTTTTGGAAGCTAACGTATTACCCGCTTGTATGACCGCCTGATTTACCTGACGGATGCGGTCTACCTCCATTTTCTCGACCTCGCGGTCATACGTGAGCAGGCCGTTCACCTCGTGTTCAACATCCGTCGTTTGGGTGTAAATCGCAACACTCAGCCCCCGATAGCGCATCAGTTGCTCCACCTGATCCAGTAAGAAAATGTACCGGTAGGTTAGCGCGGATTTCGTTGGTTCATAGGCGTACGCGTTATTTTCAACCGGCCACATATGCCCGCGAACAAACAAGCCAACCCCGCCAAATTCGCCGAGTGACGCTGCTCGCTGGCTATCTGGCTCCGAAGCTTTCGTGGGACCAACGTAAATATGGGTGTCTACAAAATCGCCGTTTTTTGGATCTCCATACGCTTTTTGGTACGATGGATTGTTGTTAAAACCCGAATTGCCGTTGACCAGCCGTGAAGGATCATAGCGTTTAACCCAATCCGTAATATTTTTCACGTCAAACGCGCCCCAGTTTTCATTGAAGGGTACCCAGGCAATCACGGACGGGGAGTTGTAATGAGCGTCGATAATTGCTTTAAGCTCGCTGCGGAACGTGGCCCGTGTTTTCAGTGTATCTTCGTCGGGGTACCAGATTGCAGGCATATCCTGCCAAACCAGCAATCCCAGCTTATCGGCCCAGTAGTAAAACCGTTGAGGCTCGGTTTTCATGTGCTTGCGAATCAGGTTGTAACCCGCTTTTTTCGTAAACTCAATATCTGATTTTAACGCATCCTCCGTGGGCGCGGTCAGGATACCGTCGGGCCAGTAGCCTTGGTCAAGTAAGCCAAGCTGCATAACGAACTTTCCGTTCAACAAGGGACGCACAACGCCATCAACCTTGCCAAGGGCTACGTCCCGCATGCCAAAATAGCTCATCACTTCATCCTGCGCTCCCCCATTCCCCGACTTCAACGTAATTTTCAGATCATACAGAAAAGGCGAGTCCGGCGACCAGACTTTTGGGCTCGCTATTGGTAGGTAGAAATCGGTCCCCGAATTTCCATCGGCTTTGGTAACCTCTTTTTTTCCGTCCAGAACAAGCGCTGACACCTTAGCTTCGGAGCTGGTGTTTACCTCAATCTTCAGTCGCTTGCCTGCCAGATCAGGCAGAATACGGATGTTTTTGACGTACACGTCAGCAACAGGTTCAAGCCACACCGTCTGCCAGATACCGGATGTAAAAGTGTAATCACCACGCGGGCCGTTTTTGCCGGAAGGCGTGCGCCCATCGTTCGAATCGTAAGCAGCCACAACAATACTGTTTTCGCCGGGTTTCAGTAGGGCTGTGATGTTGAACGAAAACGCATCGTAACCACCCGAATGGCTGCCCGCTTTTTGGCCGTTTACAAAAACAGTTGCCTTGTGATCGACGGCCCCGAAGTGAAGAATGACCTGGCGGCCTTTCCAACTGGCAGGAAGTGTAAACGGACGTTGATACCACATGTTGATTTCCTGCTTCCGCTTGATGCCCGACAGGACCGATTCCGGACAATAAGGGACCCG from Spirosoma oryzicola encodes the following:
- a CDS encoding glycoside hydrolase family 2 protein; translated protein: MVKNTMSNIAAEQLGYITNNKQAVRFFSLKRSGHIGILKHVGWVSLALFTAITRAFSQPARAQEAELPTRWTKAAMTAPIPLSEYPRPQLQRNEWLCLNGNWNYQGGKNVASAENPAAVMTFPARSATIRVPYCPESVLSGIKRKQEINMWYQRPFTLPASWKGRQVILHFGAVDHKATVFVNGQKAGSHSGGYDAFSFNITALLKPGENSIVVAAYDSNDGRTPSGKNGPRGDYTFTSGIWQTVWLEPVADVYVKNIRILPDLAGKRLKIEVNTSSEAKVSALVLDGKKEVTKADGNSGTDFYLPIASPKVWSPDSPFLYDLKITLKSGNGGAQDEVMSYFGMRDVALGKVDGVVRPLLNGKFVMQLGLLDQGYWPDGILTAPTEDALKSDIEFTKKAGYNLIRKHMKTEPQRFYYWADKLGLLVWQDMPAIWYPDEDTLKTRATFRSELKAIIDAHYNSPSVIAWVPFNENWGAFDVKNITDWVKRYDPSRLVNGNSGFNNNPSYQKAYGDPKNGDFVDTHIYVGPTKASEPDSQRAASLGEFGGVGLFVRGHMWPVENNAYAYEPTKSALTYRYIFLLDQVEQLMRYRGLSVAIYTQTTDVEHEVNGLLTYDREVEKMEVDRIRQVNQAVIQAGNTLASKKE